agaTTTCTGCTCCTGTTACTTGGAATAAACTTCAagaggaaattaaaataaaaaagaaagtaagtGTGGTTGAGTCTAAAGAGATTTTGGATAATGGGGAACTTGAAACCATTGTTTTTAACTTCATTTTGGTTTCtcttaatgttttaaaacagctgttttgCCATAGATGAGTGAATCTTGGGCAGGTCTGTCTTGAAAACaagatttataaaaataataaaggtcACAATGGAAATAGTTTAGATTTCTGATAGATGCACGGCAGAATGACGAGTTCcaacaagacaaagaaaacaccTGATATTAAagcttaaaaagaaacaaatgcagaGCAAGATGTCAGCATCAAATTACTGTTTCAGTTTAGAACCACAACAAGCCATTTGTTCTATAACAGCTTATGTAGGATTTAATCTTGGAGTTTAAACAaacatgtgaaatgtgtttccttCATGGTATTAAATGGATAAAGTGACAATTATCAATGAAGATATTGATTGTTGAGATTGTCTGGACGGTCTACATGTAGGCCCTTGCTTACCACTCAGGCACAAATGACCATGTTCCATGTCTCATAATTTTCTTGTAATATAGTTTCCTGTGCCTTAAAGTGTTAAAGAGTCATCTTGATCCAGACATAAGCCTTTAAAGTTCAGTCTAAACATGCAAACGGTTCCCAGATGCAGGAGcagcacagatacacacaaatcTGTAATCTCAACCTGATGATCAGAATCCAAACCTCCATGAGGACAGCTCATCTAACTCTGCATGAAGAGGTGATAATTGGCTCTAGTGAACTCCTGGTGGATGGTCTCTAACAGGGCGTCGTCCTCCTGTCCTTCGTCCATCCCCCCTACCGTCCTCCCaactcctgctgctgctccacgGACCGACAGAGGCAGGTGGAGCTCGGGGGTGTAGGTGAAGCTGAAGGATGTGCGATAAGTCAGGCCATCTGACCggatgagagacagagggacagtgACGTTGCGACGCAGACAGCGCCAGCCATCACTAAAGACCGACACGTCAGGAACAACGCAGAGCAGAGATTTAGGAGACCTAAgaacaaagaagaagacagtCAGAACATGAAACAATCTGTTGAAGGTGAGTCGTTCGTCCACTGGTCTGAGTAAGAATCACAGTGTAAGTCCTAAACACATGATCACATGACTAGTCAAACATTAAAGAAGTCCCTCAGTGATGAATCCAAAGCCAATTGTCACAGACTCTGCAAGTTCTCTCTGCAaaagtttttgattttattagaaaaaacatttagtggaATTTTGCTGTTTCTGAGTAATTGGCTGctagaaacaacagaaaattaattttggGAAGCAGCAGGGTGGACTGGACAGTGCTGACTCACAGCAAGTTTCAGGTTTGTTTCCATGACTGTCTGAAGCTTTTCcatgtggagtttacatgttctccctgtgcttgtgtgggtttcctcctgtGGACCTTGCCTCTCCCCCAATGGCAGCTGGGAAAGACTCAATGATTGGATGGATGAATTGGTATTGAACCTTAGACCTTCTAATTGCAGGAGAACTGTGCTAACTACTGATCCACCACAACCTACAGAAAACATCATCTCAAGTTCAGAACTGATTCCTCTGATACGTCCCTGTCTCATGttacaaaatcaataaaaaaattaaataaaaaaaataatgtcctCAATTAAGGACAAAACTACACAATGACCCAACAGAACTTCCAGCAGGAAGTTCTATAGGAACAGGGCTCTGACCTGCCTGAAGCCTTCCTACGTGGACTTTCCACAATCCAAAGAATTACAGATTATTTGTTGACTAAAAGGTCCGTCTGAATAACACTGAATCACGTTTTTAATGAGATTCACTaaacttttattaatattgtgaTGAACATAGGAGCTAATTTTCTCTGTTTATGGCTTGTTGTAAGAAATGTAACTGATTGCTAATTTACAGAACATGCTTTGTTTTGCTGGCATGACAAAATATTTGCTAAAGGTTAAACTGAATAATCCACACTTTATTTTGGcttttctaaaactaaaaaactgtaaattctTAATTAACTCTGTGACTGACTAGCAGACATTTTTAGTGCCCTTCTATATACTCCACCTTGTATATAGGTATTTCACTCTGACCTGCACTCCAGAGAAGTATCATGTTCCTAATTTTCTGCAGCCTCTCTCACAAACAGCACGTTgtgtaacacaaacacagctctgCTCTACGGTGCCAAGCTGCTGCAGATGGAAAGAATATTTGGAGAACGTTGTGGTGAGCGGCTTCTAGTCAGAGACGCTGACTTATGATATCGCAGCACTTCAGGTGTGGGATCTGAGGTGGACTCTGACGTCATAGACACTGTTTTTCTTCATGATGCACATGAGATTCTGTGAGGGGACAAGTCTCTGCAGTTCCCCCTCTTTAACTCCCAGACTCCCACACAGGAGTTAGAGAGAGGACGGTTCCTGTAAGCCAGCATGACCGTCTCCTAACTTATGACTACAACATAAGACTctaacctctttccctcttttcatCTTTAGTCTCTGTCCACCAGACTTTTGCAGACTTCCTCCTCATTTCCTTTCACACcatcttctttctgtctccattTTACTCACTTGAACATGGTCTCAGCCTCGTTGTTTCCAAACCAGACTTTGAGATGAGGGTTGAAGTTTTCTCCACTGATCTCTAGCATGGCAACATGTCCTCCACCATTCACctgcagtaacacacacacacacacacacacacacacacacacaaacacacacacacagaaccttCAATGCAGGAAACAATAGTTTGCTTGGTGTTTCTAAATTAGACTTGCTTAACAGCAAAGTTTGTAAAACTCACCTCTAACCCAGTGATGATGGGAAAAGGACTAACTGGTGTCTGGATGAAGGCTGTACCCTGATTAAAAGTGAACTCAACTGCTTCCACTCCGATAATGGTCCAACAGGCTCCATCATTCAGCACCACTCTGCCAGGGTCTTTGTTACTGGGCTGAGCCTGCAgggaaggagaagaaaatgttcaaaagaGGGACAGAGGAAGAACAAGTAAGAGAGGGAGGATGTTGATGAATGGAAAAAGGAAGTGAAGAACagaaagagggacagagtgagGCAGCTTCACCTGGTACTTTACAATGGTGTCGCTGGATAAACACAGGAAGACATGTGGGTCGTCCTTGAACTGGAAGGCGCACTTGTGCAGCTGAGAAACCGGCTCGTCCACGTCTAAGATTGCGTGCTGCTTGTTGACCTTACAAATCACCtggtaaaattttaaaataaaaaaacaagagtcACGAAAACAAATAACTAGAAATCAAAGGAATGCAAACATAATTTATGAGCATAatcaattatattttttttgtgttgtgatcACAACTTCACTTTATGTTCCCAACTTTTCATAATTCCCGTTTAGTATTATGACTGGACTGGATCATAGGACAGACAGTACCGGGTGTTGGACTGTGGATTTCTGGACGCCGGGCTACTGACATCACGGCTACTTACATCGGTCTGATCATTGACATCACTCACCTGAATCTTGCAGTTCCCCTTAGTCGCCTCCTCCTACTACTCATCATCCCTCCCCTCTTGTCCTCTCCATCTAGTCCATCCAACTTGTATCTTAAGTATATAGTACTTATAGTATATCCATTGCCTCACACCTTGATGATAATTATTAGTTTTGTAGTGGCATTTTGCACTTGgtgatttttttcagtcagGTTTTGTTCAGTCAGCTTCCAATACACTGAGTTTGGCTTATTTGTGCCTTATGATTTTCGATCTCCTAAGAAACATTTGCCCTTGAACCCCAGTTTATTGAAATACTTAGAATTTAATTATCAATATGCAAACACTATtagagtttagttttttaaagcaaatgaaCTGACAGCACATAAGGGATAATAGATCAAGAATGGGGAGTCTCCCTTCTGAGGAACATGTTCATATGGTAATATGGGAGTTTACTCACATGGTTCagtcatgaaaaatatttgccCGACACTCAGTCTGTATTGtctctttaaaaaacacaactccTCTAACAGTTTATAAAACAATGACTGTAAGACTATGAAAATAACTTCATGAAAGAAGTCTAAGTGACTTCTTTCATGAAGTTATATTAAGAGCAAGTGAAGTGAAAGCAGTCGGGCGGTTAAAATAACAAAGCCGCAAAGCTACTGCACCTTAGAAAATTTATGGAATGcaatttaaatcaaacacatgCCAATTGTGTGAGATACAGCCTCCTACAGCATGCTGACAACTGGAAGTTACTGCTGAGCCATTTTGATATAAATACTTTATGTATGAACAGCGTGGTCGCTTCATTGCAGAAGGTTGTATAACGGATTATTTATCCAGCCCTGGAGCTGATCTAAACATTCAGATGCTCTGACACACCCTGTATTCTCATGTTTAGGTAATTGTGCAGCAGCTGATTCAGCTGAGGCGGTTTTTCTGTACGTCTACATTCACCGTGGTCAAACCATCGAATCAAAATGCTCAGCACGCAAGTTAAAAGGTTTTTGTCTTCAAACAAAGCAATGGGCCTCAACTACAAAAACATATAAAGCTTTAGAGTGCAGATATGCCTTCATCTCCTCAACTGGAGAGGGTACAGAGAAGGGTCTACTCAGCAAAATGTGAGGAATTCTGCAAAAAGCTTAGTCCAAGTGGAACTTCAAGATCAGGACGAGCTCAACAGTAACAACATTTTAGGATCACATCTGTAAGTCATAAAGGATCAGAGCTGCGATTTAACCACATAAAATAATCAGGCCAGACAGCTACAGGAAGTGATCTTCTGTGGGAAGAAGCAACAGCACAGCATTTCTAACAGGATTCAAATCCAGTACTGATTAAAGCTGTGCCTGGAAATTACAGTCAGTGGTAGAAGTTTAGCATGTTGTCATCATATCAGGGCTTTCCCTTCAAAGACATGGGGGCTTAACAGATTCTAAGCAAACAGGCAAAATTATTCTGACCTGGacataaacaacacaaactgcacatttgtgtttaatgcatgtaggtgtgtgtgtgtgtgtgttaccataGGTGGCAGAGCTACTCCAGACTCAGTGCACACTAACCGGACCACACAGCCGTAACAGACAAAACCTTCGCTCAGCACAAAGTCCCCAAGGTCTGAATGATGGTCCTCGActgatgaaacacacacacagacacacacgcgcacgcacacacacacacacacacacacacacaaacacacacacacctctgtatGAATATTCATAGACTGTATATTAATGGGTATCTTAGATCTCTCAACAGAAAGTCATTACAGACTCAACATTCAAACCAACAGATGAATGAAGGCaaaaaaagtgtgtatttgtgtggtttgtgtggGCCTGCCTACAGAGAGCAGCGAGTGTAGACAGACGAACGGGTGAGGTTTGGGTCTTAGTAGTGTGGGGTCCGTGGACACTGAGAACTGTGTTAAATAAATAGGCTTACAGATCACTGAACAGGCTTTTTCAGATGTGTATGAGGGAAACACTGGTGAATACTGAACACTGGCACAGTGACTGGATTTATGCAGGGTGGTCGTGTGGTGGAGTTAAAACTTGGATGCCACTAATCATTCATATATCAGTTTCTTTGACTCCTGCTGCAGAAAGACACTGATTCCAGCATCTTAACTATTCTGAAAACCTGTGCAAACCTGACTTCctgaaaaagacaaacccaATCTGAGGGGGATCCAAGAAAAGACAGACCTAACTTGAAAAGAGCAGAGGACAATTCGAGTCCATCCAAACTCTTATTTATGTGAACTAATATTCAGCAATGTGATAAAGTTTCTGAGTACTGTGAAGCTCAGTGCGATCAGTCGGAGGCATACATCTACATGCGAATGAGTAACTGTGCACACAGAGTCCACACACAagctgtgtctgtgcatgtttaCCCATGGTTATGGTGAGAGCTGTCCACTGCCGGGCACTGGCTATGAAGACTCCTCTGTCCACCGACAGGTAACGAGTGCTGACCGTCTGCGAGCGTAAACGGTTGAACAGAGCTACTCTAGAGCATGAAGAAatacacactgaaaacacagaacagAGAAAAGTGAAACACAATGCACAACGTGGTTTTTACCTGCAAGAATGTGCATTTTACTGGCTGATGCACCACTTAACAGATGCAAATTTTATCATTCATGTTGCATTAAAAGTTAATTACAAACCGACTAAATAACTCCTAAAACATTATGAATGTCCCTCACAGTCTGCATTTTTCATAGACTGTCTCTTCTGCGAGGGCTTGGAGATGACTTTGATCATCCGACTCTGGAAAGAACCCACTTCCCGTCTGTTGCCcaagaaaagctgcagcagcaggcgGAAATGTTTCCTCTTGTCCTGATCAGAGATGAACAGGGACTTGGCACAGGCAAACAtctgctgcagagacacaaagagacagtgTGTATGAGGCAGGGGGCAGGACGTGTCATCTCAGTTGAAACTTTAATCCAAGTCTGAGTGAAACTGAGAATGAGAAGAAGGAGACTtcagaaatactttaaacaGTAAACTCTTCCGCCCTTATGCGCTTCAATctatcaaaagaaaaacaacttgcTGCTCGTTCTTGCATttgcacctcacttgtaagtt
This genomic interval from Channa argus isolate prfri chromosome 5, Channa argus male v1.0, whole genome shotgun sequence contains the following:
- the rbpjl gene encoding recombining binding protein suppressor of hairless-like protein isoform X2, producing MDELDTVDDGRKETMHQPGLSQADAALVYPPPVSPDPVSPLTHLGTLLSGHDAASTGGWNRRLDSAFQGSQLLVTTREPAREANADQSVIILHAKVAQKSYGNEKRFFCPPPCVYIRGHGWRIMQDHLKAAGCGDSVYGLCGYMCLDSSSQSQADMFKLVFDEQPNSRMFACAKSLFISDQDKRKHFRLLLQLFLGNRREVGSFQSRMIKVISKPSQKRQSMKNADLCISSCSRVALFNRLRSQTVSTRYLSVDRGVFIASARQWTALTITMVEDHHSDLGDFVLSEGFVCYGCVVRLVCTESGVALPPMVICKVNKQHAILDVDEPVSQLHKCAFQFKDDPHVFLCLSSDTIVKYQAQPSNKDPGRVVLNDGACWTIIGVEAVEFTFNQGTAFIQTPVSPFPIITGLEVNGGGHVAMLEISGENFNPHLKVWFGNNEAETMFKSPKSLLCVVPDVSVFSDGWRCLRRNVTVPLSLIRSDGLTYRTSFSFTYTPELHLPLSVRGAAAGVGRTVGGMDEGQEDDALLETIHQEFTRANYHLFMQS
- the rbpjl gene encoding recombining binding protein suppressor of hairless-like protein isoform X1 gives rise to the protein MDELDTVDDGRKETMHQPGLSQADAALVYPPPVSPDPVSPLTHLGTLLSGHDAASTGGWNRRLDSAFQGSQLLVTTREPAREANADQSVIILHAKVAQKSYGNEKRFFCPPPCVYIRGHGWRIMQDHLKAAGCGDSVYGLCGYMCLDSSSQSQADMFKLVFDEQPNSRQMFACAKSLFISDQDKRKHFRLLLQLFLGNRREVGSFQSRMIKVISKPSQKRQSMKNADLCISSCSRVALFNRLRSQTVSTRYLSVDRGVFIASARQWTALTITMVEDHHSDLGDFVLSEGFVCYGCVVRLVCTESGVALPPMVICKVNKQHAILDVDEPVSQLHKCAFQFKDDPHVFLCLSSDTIVKYQAQPSNKDPGRVVLNDGACWTIIGVEAVEFTFNQGTAFIQTPVSPFPIITGLEVNGGGHVAMLEISGENFNPHLKVWFGNNEAETMFKSPKSLLCVVPDVSVFSDGWRCLRRNVTVPLSLIRSDGLTYRTSFSFTYTPELHLPLSVRGAAAGVGRTVGGMDEGQEDDALLETIHQEFTRANYHLFMQS